The sequence CAATGGCCTTCAGGCGTTTTGATCCCCAAACACCGCCGCTGCCTCGTGAGGCAGAAGCATATTTATCTACCATAGTTGAAGCGACACGGACCAACTTTTCCCCTGCTACACCAATTCCGGCTACACTGATATCTCTGCCATGCCTTTGTTTCAGGATATCGGTTATTGCCCAGACATCTTTGCCCCAAAGATCTGTCGCATCACAGATTTTTACGTTTTGATTTTCAATCAAAAGATAGACGGCTTTTTGCGCTTTCCCGCTGATTACTATCTGGTCAAAACCAGCCTTTTTGAGGCAATGGGCAAACGTTCCACCCACATTTCCGTCCCCAATAATGCCTGTCAGACAAGATAACGTGGTCACATGAAGGCGGCTTGACATCCCAAGGGGGGTTCCGCTGAAAAGCCCCGGAGCAATACAGATTATGTTTTGGGCATCAAAGGGATTGATCTTCGGATTCCTGATTTCAAAAAGTTTTTTGATATTCAGGCCTCTTCCCCCTATAAAATTGATTGCCTCCTCGACACAGAGGGGTTCTATCTGCCACCCTCTACTTGTAAGATCAACATGAAGAACTTTACCTGCCCATCCGTACATATTCAGACTCATTTTTTTTGTTATAGTACCGGTCTTTTTCGCTGTAAATACAGCCGCAATACTGCTGGCGATACATGTTTAGGGCCTTGGATGTCTCTATTCCCTGTTTCCAGCCTTCACGAAAATCCTGGTAAATGAATTTAAGGCCATATTGTTTTGCCAAGCCCTGGCCGATTTCCGTGATCATGGCATGGTTCTGGAATTTTGAATAAAGCAGGGTGGTGGAAAATCCGTCAAATTTTCCCTTTTTGGCAACCAGGGCACTGGCTTTAAGACGTGCGTGGTAACAGTACCGGCATCTGTTTGCTTCCCTGAAGGTCACGGCACGCAAAAATTTTTCAAGCTCATAACCCTTTTGCCAGATCATTTTCAAATTCACCTGATCCGCATAATCGCGTAATGTTTCCTCACGCCTCATACATTCGGTGAACGGATGAATATTATGCCGGTAAAAATATCCCATGACCTCCATATCCATGTTTCTTAACACCTCAAGGGGATAAATGGTACACGGGCCGCAGCAGGCATGCAGAAGAACTCTCACTCTCTTGCTCCAAAGATGGCTGTGCCTACACGTACCAACGTCGCTCCCTCTTCAACAGCCACGGTAAAATCATGGCTCATGCCCATGGATAAATGGGTCATGGCTGTATTGGGAAGATTGAGTGCTTCAATATCTTTACTGATCTGTTTAAGTTTTTTGAAATAAATTCTTGCATCTTCAGGGTCATCGAAAAAAGGCGGCATGCACATAAGTCCTGAAATATGCAGGTTATCAAACCGGCAGACCTGTTTTGCAATATCCATAATTTCGTTTTCTTCAGCACCGGACTTGGTCGTTTCATGGGAAATATTTACCTGGAGCAAAATTTCCTGGATTTTTCCGATTTTTTCAGCCTGGCGGTTGATTTCCTTGGCAAGCTTAACCTTATCCACGGTATGAATCAGGTCAAAATACTTTACCGCGAACTTGGCTTTGTTGGATTGAAGATGTCCTATAAAATGCCACGTCGCAGATTTTCTGCCAATAAGATCAATCTTTTCCATGGCTTCCTGGATATAATTTTCCCCAAAATCCCTGTGGCCGGCATCAATGGCCTGCTGGATCATTTCAGCCGGTTTTCTTTTGCTCACTGCGATTAAGGTTATTTGGGATGAATCCTGTCCGCTTTTTTGCGCGGCAGCACATATCTCATCATGAATTTTTTTTATGTTGGATTGAATCTGCATTGTTATTTTGCTTCCTTAAAATTGATTGCCCCTAAAGCTGCCAGGGCCTCAATGAGTTCACACACGGGCAGGCCGACAACGTTGGTATAAGATCCGGATATCTCTTTAACCAGAAAGGCCCCAATTCCCTGTATACCATAGCCTCCGGCCTTGTCATAGGGTTCGCCGGTGTTTGCGTACCAGTTGATTTCATCATTGGACAGTTTTTTAAACCGTACCCGGGTGTTTACAACCCGGGTAACCACCTCATTGGCGTCCGGTCTGGTGATGGTGAAGGCAGTAAATACACTGTGTTCCCTGTTGCTGAGCCGGCTTAACATGGTTA comes from uncultured Desulfobacter sp. and encodes:
- a CDS encoding epoxyqueuosine reductase QueH: MRVLLHACCGPCTIYPLEVLRNMDMEVMGYFYRHNIHPFTECMRREETLRDYADQVNLKMIWQKGYELEKFLRAVTFREANRCRYCYHARLKASALVAKKGKFDGFSTTLLYSKFQNHAMITEIGQGLAKQYGLKFIYQDFREGWKQGIETSKALNMYRQQYCGCIYSEKDRYYNKKNESEYVRMGR
- a CDS encoding YggS family pyridoxal phosphate-dependent enzyme, coding for MQIQSNIKKIHDEICAAAQKSGQDSSQITLIAVSKRKPAEMIQQAIDAGHRDFGENYIQEAMEKIDLIGRKSATWHFIGHLQSNKAKFAVKYFDLIHTVDKVKLAKEINRQAEKIGKIQEILLQVNISHETTKSGAEENEIMDIAKQVCRFDNLHISGLMCMPPFFDDPEDARIYFKKLKQISKDIEALNLPNTAMTHLSMGMSHDFTVAVEEGATLVRVGTAIFGARE
- a CDS encoding Maf family protein — translated: MKTINKEKIILASGSPRRKELMAEAGIDFKIHVADIDESKVDPGMAPENYVCLLSQIKAQAVAANYPDAWTIGADTIVAVDNTILGKPAGHQQAVTMLSRLSNREHSVFTAFTITRPDANEVVTRVVNTRVRFKKLSNDEINWYANTGEPYDKAGGYGIQGIGAFLVKEISGSYTNVVGLPVCELIEALAALGAINFKEAK